In Dehalogenimonas etheniformans, one genomic interval encodes:
- the ruvC gene encoding crossover junction endodeoxyribonuclease RuvC, whose protein sequence is MRIIGIDPGTRCLGYGIIDAAGSNVTYIGSGAVTCSDKLPMTDRLVRLYAELTRIISEHRPDCAAVETPFFSENARSALAVGKAQAVAILAAANAGLPVYEYPPAKIKAHISGFGASDKDQVSRMVVLQLGLSQPPAPADASDALACALCHLQEMQTSAIIKRSAGT, encoded by the coding sequence ATGAGGATCATTGGTATCGACCCCGGCACCCGGTGCCTCGGATACGGCATCATTGATGCCGCCGGTTCCAATGTCACCTATATCGGTTCCGGCGCCGTCACATGTTCTGATAAGCTCCCTATGACTGACCGGTTGGTCAGGCTCTACGCGGAACTTACCAGGATTATCTCAGAGCACCGTCCTGATTGTGCCGCCGTTGAAACGCCCTTCTTTTCCGAAAATGCCCGCTCAGCCCTGGCTGTCGGTAAAGCCCAGGCGGTCGCAATTTTAGCCGCGGCTAATGCCGGCCTACCTGTTTATGAGTATCCCCCGGCTAAAATCAAAGCCCACATCTCCGGCTTCGGCGCCTCTGACAAGGACCAGGTATCCCGGATGGTTGTCCTTCAACTGGGTCTGTCTCAGCCCCCCGCCCCTGCCGACGCCTCCGACGCACTGGCCTGTGCCCTGTGCCATCTCCAGGAGATGCAAACCTCAGCCATTATTAAACGAAGTGCCGGTACATAA
- a CDS encoding glutamine synthetase III — translation MTQRSARRENINLTEIYGSNVFNDQVMRQTLPKEIYKSLRQTIEEGLPLDPQVAEVVASVMKDWAIAKGATHFTHWFQPLTGVTAEKHDSFISPTPDGRVILEFSGKELIKGEPDASSFPSGGLRATFEARGYTAWDYTSPAFVKDGTLYIPTAFAAYTGEALDKKTPLLRSMDAINRQALRVLRALGNKTVKRVTTTVGPEQEYFLIDKKLFDERQDLILTGRTLFGAKSPKGQELEDHYFGQINDRVASFMADVDTELWKLGVAAKTEHNEVAPGQHELAPIFSTTNIATDHNQLTMETMRKVALRHGLVCLLHEKPFAGINGSGKHNNWSMGTNEGQNLLDPGKDPHQNSQFLLFLSAVIQAVDDYAEILRMSAASPGNDHRLGANEAPPAIISIFLGEQLTDILAQIEAGGATKSKAGGTMNLGATALPSWAKDTNDRNRTSPFAFTGNKFEFRMVGSMQPIAQANFTLNTIVAESLCKFADRLEKAADVQKEINAIIFEVVKKHKRVIFNGNNYSGEWVAEAKKRGLPNIGNMVDAIAAITAEKNIAVMGKHGVLSPVEMESRAEIQYEIYIKTINIEAQTMVEMAKRQILPAVLSYKAELANSIAAITAVEGNTEVETTLFAQVSQLVRSFSTNLTKLEEAIQTASPMHGDTKAQAVAYRDLVFKAMGDLRKDADALETMVDAEYWPMPTYAKLLFNL, via the coding sequence ATGACGCAGCGTTCAGCAAGAAGAGAAAACATCAACCTGACCGAGATCTACGGTAGCAACGTGTTTAACGACCAGGTGATGCGCCAGACCCTGCCGAAAGAGATCTACAAGTCCTTGAGGCAAACAATCGAAGAAGGCTTGCCACTTGATCCCCAGGTAGCTGAGGTAGTGGCCTCGGTGATGAAAGACTGGGCTATCGCTAAGGGCGCCACCCATTTCACTCACTGGTTCCAGCCTTTGACCGGCGTCACCGCAGAGAAGCACGACTCCTTCATTTCTCCCACACCTGACGGCCGCGTCATCCTGGAATTCTCGGGCAAGGAACTTATCAAGGGCGAACCCGACGCTTCTTCCTTCCCTTCCGGCGGCCTTCGCGCCACCTTCGAGGCCAGAGGCTACACCGCCTGGGACTACACCTCACCGGCTTTCGTCAAGGACGGCACCCTATATATTCCAACGGCCTTTGCCGCCTATACCGGCGAGGCGCTCGACAAGAAGACACCCCTGCTGCGTTCAATGGACGCCATCAACCGCCAGGCGCTCCGGGTGCTGCGGGCTCTCGGCAATAAGACCGTCAAGAGGGTTACCACGACGGTGGGGCCGGAGCAGGAATATTTCCTTATCGATAAAAAACTATTCGACGAACGCCAGGACCTGATCCTGACCGGCCGCACCCTTTTCGGCGCCAAGTCGCCCAAGGGGCAAGAACTGGAAGATCATTACTTCGGCCAGATAAATGATCGTGTGGCGTCTTTTATGGCCGATGTCGATACCGAGTTATGGAAGCTGGGCGTGGCTGCCAAGACCGAACACAATGAAGTTGCCCCCGGCCAACATGAACTAGCCCCCATATTCTCTACGACCAATATCGCCACCGATCACAACCAGCTTACCATGGAGACAATGAGAAAGGTCGCCCTGCGACATGGTCTGGTGTGCCTGCTGCATGAGAAACCGTTCGCCGGCATCAACGGAAGCGGCAAGCACAACAACTGGTCGATGGGGACTAACGAGGGGCAGAACCTGCTTGATCCCGGCAAAGATCCCCATCAGAATAGCCAGTTTCTGCTGTTCCTCTCCGCCGTCATTCAGGCTGTAGATGATTACGCCGAAATCCTCCGTATGTCAGCCGCCAGTCCAGGCAACGATCATAGGCTGGGCGCCAATGAGGCTCCGCCCGCTATCATCTCCATTTTCCTCGGGGAACAACTCACCGATATCCTGGCCCAGATCGAAGCCGGGGGAGCCACCAAGAGTAAAGCGGGTGGCACCATGAACCTCGGCGCTACCGCTCTGCCATCGTGGGCTAAAGACACGAACGATCGAAACCGGACTTCACCTTTTGCTTTCACCGGCAACAAATTCGAATTCCGGATGGTTGGATCGATGCAGCCTATCGCCCAGGCGAACTTTACTCTGAACACCATCGTCGCTGAAAGTCTGTGCAAGTTCGCCGATAGGCTTGAAAAAGCCGCTGACGTACAAAAAGAGATCAATGCCATCATTTTCGAGGTTGTCAAGAAGCACAAGCGGGTCATTTTCAATGGCAACAATTACTCCGGAGAATGGGTGGCGGAAGCCAAGAAGAGGGGTTTGCCGAACATCGGCAATATGGTAGATGCCATCGCGGCGATAACAGCGGAAAAGAACATTGCGGTGATGGGAAAGCACGGCGTGTTGTCACCTGTTGAGATGGAGTCCCGGGCCGAGATCCAGTACGAAATCTACATCAAGACGATCAACATTGAAGCGCAAACCATGGTTGAGATGGCCAAACGGCAGATCCTGCCGGCGGTTCTGAGCTACAAGGCGGAACTCGCCAACTCGATCGCGGCAATCACGGCGGTGGAAGGGAACACTGAGGTGGAGACCACCCTGTTCGCCCAGGTCAGCCAACTGGTGAGATCTTTCAGCACCAACCTGACCAAACTGGAAGAAGCCATCCAGACCGCCTCGCCCATGCACGGCGACACCAAGGCGCAGGCCGTGGCTTACAGGGACCTGGTTTTCAAAGCCATGGGCGATCTCCGCAAGGATGCCGATGCCCTGGAGACGATGGTCGATGCCGAATACTGGCCGATGCCGACCTATGCAAAACTCCTGTTCAACCTCTAG
- a CDS encoding DHA2 family efflux MFS transporter permease subunit, translating into MSQNAKIPGNVSSKWLILAVLSAALFMINLDVTIVNIALPDIMDKLSASLADGEWILNAYVLVFAVLLITMGRLGDMFGRKKLFTGGLALFTGASLLCGLAPGIEWLITARVLQAAGGAAMMPATLSILNITFHRGQRGLAMGIWGASAGAAAALGPLIGGLLVGSLGWQWIFLVNLPIGLAALVAARRIIPESSDPDAGKRIDFAGIVTASLALGTLTYALVEGQSFGWTSPVILGLFGISLLAGVAFIVAEAKSAAPLIELSLFRNLSFSAGNILGLLLMFCLVGGIFLSVMYLQMVRQFTPMHAGLLVLPLPLALMIISPLAGRLADHVPMRWAMSAGMLIVAGAFFFLKQFGMNTGWVMIALPMAGAGIGLGLVMAPLGTVVMGSAPVANSGAASGVLTTMRQVGATLGISALGAVLQFQLVANLTYLFGYIPFMPQSAKDAMLEAVSKGGMTGASFSDAPSFLQELIGQIMREQFNGAISTAMTVTMFVAAAGAAVALFINYKPSKRYSVVNHS; encoded by the coding sequence ATGTCTCAAAACGCCAAGATTCCCGGCAATGTTTCCAGCAAATGGCTGATATTGGCTGTATTGTCAGCCGCGCTGTTCATGATCAATCTCGACGTGACGATAGTCAATATCGCTCTGCCGGACATCATGGATAAACTGTCAGCTTCACTTGCCGACGGTGAATGGATCCTGAATGCCTATGTCCTGGTTTTCGCCGTCCTTCTTATTACTATGGGGCGGTTGGGCGACATGTTCGGTAGGAAGAAACTGTTCACCGGCGGCCTCGCCCTGTTTACCGGGGCATCGCTCCTTTGCGGACTAGCGCCCGGCATCGAATGGCTGATTACGGCCAGGGTGCTACAGGCTGCGGGCGGAGCGGCGATGATGCCGGCGACTCTCTCAATCCTTAACATCACTTTCCACCGCGGTCAGCGCGGGTTGGCGATGGGTATCTGGGGGGCTTCGGCGGGAGCGGCCGCCGCACTCGGACCGCTGATCGGTGGCTTGCTTGTCGGCAGCCTCGGCTGGCAGTGGATATTCCTGGTTAACCTGCCGATAGGGTTGGCAGCCCTTGTTGCGGCAAGAAGGATAATACCTGAGTCGAGTGATCCGGATGCTGGTAAACGGATCGATTTCGCCGGGATCGTCACCGCATCATTGGCGTTGGGAACGCTGACTTACGCCCTCGTGGAAGGCCAATCATTCGGTTGGACGTCTCCCGTTATCCTAGGCTTGTTCGGCATCAGCCTGCTTGCCGGAGTTGCGTTCATCGTCGCCGAAGCCAAAAGCGCCGCCCCTCTGATCGAACTTTCGCTGTTTCGCAATTTATCGTTTTCCGCCGGCAATATTTTAGGCCTGCTGCTTATGTTCTGCTTGGTAGGGGGAATCTTCCTTTCGGTAATGTATTTGCAAATGGTGAGGCAATTCACGCCCATGCATGCCGGATTGTTAGTATTACCATTACCCCTCGCCTTGATGATTATTTCGCCACTTGCCGGCCGGCTGGCAGATCACGTACCAATGCGGTGGGCGATGTCCGCCGGGATGTTGATCGTGGCAGGTGCGTTCTTCTTCCTGAAACAATTCGGGATGAACACCGGATGGGTAATGATCGCCCTGCCGATGGCAGGCGCCGGAATTGGACTGGGATTGGTGATGGCTCCGCTAGGTACGGTAGTTATGGGTTCTGCGCCGGTAGCTAATTCCGGAGCGGCATCTGGAGTGTTGACGACAATGCGCCAGGTGGGGGCAACACTTGGTATTTCGGCATTGGGGGCGGTCCTACAATTTCAACTGGTGGCTAACTTAACCTACTTGTTCGGCTATATCCCATTCATGCCGCAATCAGCTAAAGACGCCATGCTGGAAGCGGTCAGTAAAGGTGGGATGACCGGCGCGTCATTTTCCGATGCACCTTCATTCCTACAGGAACTTATCGGACAGATCATGCGGGAACAATTCAACGGCGCCATTTCGACCGCGATGACCGTTACCATGTTCGTAGCGGCAGCGGGCGCGGCAGTGGCGCTATTCATTAATTACAAACCTTCAAAAAGGTATTCTGTCGTAAATCATTCCTGA
- a CDS encoding HD domain-containing phosphohydrolase — protein MATAGKGEILLVVDGDDGQRKILSSMLLSEGYHCLVSSNAAQAMELVENHEVALAFLATNLCGKSGFQLLREIKAKGTDTSVIIVADAKDVDFAIQSVKSGAYDFVTRPVNPVLLGLSIRRALETRRLESLAFDNKRSLESKVAERTRDLSQNLAKIKSASIDTIMRLSRAAEFKDEDTGSHIERMSRYTAIVADRMGLPDAYVESMLYASSMHDIGKIGIPDSILLKSGKLSSEEWEVMKRHTIIGAKILDGAEAEVVRLGGIIALSHHEKWNGTGYPFGFKGEDIPLSGRIAAIADVFDSLTSKRVYRADDFTADETFRIIEQSVGVQFDPAVFTAFKAAWPDIVSEQERFRRLDSSRRETVESLPLIS, from the coding sequence ATGGCTACGGCTGGCAAGGGTGAAATTCTGCTTGTGGTTGACGGCGATGATGGGCAGCGCAAGATTCTTTCCTCGATGCTGCTTTCAGAGGGGTACCATTGTCTGGTCAGCTCCAATGCCGCTCAAGCGATGGAACTGGTTGAAAACCACGAGGTTGCGCTCGCATTTTTAGCAACGAATCTTTGCGGGAAATCAGGCTTTCAGCTTCTTCGTGAGATAAAAGCCAAGGGCACCGATACCTCGGTCATTATAGTTGCGGACGCGAAGGACGTCGATTTTGCGATCCAGAGCGTCAAATCGGGCGCCTACGATTTCGTGACCCGGCCGGTTAATCCGGTCCTCCTCGGTTTGAGCATTCGTCGAGCGCTTGAAACCAGGCGACTTGAATCCCTTGCGTTTGATAATAAACGTTCGCTTGAATCCAAAGTTGCTGAACGGACTCGCGATCTGTCCCAGAACCTGGCAAAGATCAAGTCAGCCTCAATCGACACCATCATGCGGCTTTCCCGCGCCGCCGAATTCAAGGATGAAGATACCGGCAGCCATATTGAACGCATGAGCCGCTACACAGCCATCGTCGCCGATCGTATGGGCTTGCCGGATGCTTACGTTGAGTCCATGTTGTACGCCTCTTCGATGCACGACATCGGGAAAATAGGCATTCCGGACAGCATTCTGCTCAAATCCGGAAAGTTATCCTCCGAAGAATGGGAAGTGATGAAGCGTCATACCATAATCGGAGCCAAGATCCTTGACGGTGCCGAGGCTGAGGTGGTCAGATTGGGCGGGATCATCGCCCTCAGCCATCATGAAAAATGGAACGGTACGGGTTACCCCTTTGGCTTCAAAGGGGAAGACATCCCGCTGTCAGGGCGTATTGCCGCCATTGCCGATGTCTTTGATTCTCTTACTTCCAAAAGAGTGTATCGCGCCGATGACTTTACGGCGGATGAGACATTTCGAATCATCGAACAAAGCGTCGGCGTGCAGTTTGATCCGGCTGTTTTCACTGCCTTCAAAGCTGCCTGGCCGGATATTGTCTCCGAACAAGAGCGTTTCCGCCGCCTGGATTCCAGCCGCCGGGAGACCGTGGAAAGTCTTCCGTTGATATCGTAG
- a CDS encoding GNAT family N-acetyltransferase produces the protein MHTPDLIIRREQEEDYPLVEQLVRDAFWDVHVPGCCEHLVIHNLRKSQDFIPELDFIAEKDRRIVGQIAYARSAIRGENGQTHEVITFGPVSVIPELQNQGIGSLLITHTIALARGMGFPAIVIYGDPRYYSRFGFRCAEKYDIRTFDGKFAAALLALELKPGALANMPGNFVESAAYSIDEEQLAQYDAGFPFKEKKDTESQREFRFIVSLRY, from the coding sequence ATGCATACGCCCGACCTTATCATCAGACGAGAGCAGGAAGAAGATTATCCTCTTGTCGAGCAACTGGTCCGGGACGCATTTTGGGATGTCCATGTCCCCGGTTGCTGCGAACACCTGGTGATACATAACCTTCGGAAAAGCCAAGATTTCATCCCGGAACTGGATTTCATCGCTGAAAAGGACAGACGGATCGTGGGTCAGATCGCTTACGCAAGGAGCGCTATCAGAGGCGAAAATGGGCAAACTCACGAAGTCATTACCTTCGGTCCTGTAAGCGTGATACCCGAACTTCAAAATCAGGGTATCGGCAGTTTGCTTATCACACATACCATCGCGCTGGCGCGGGGGATGGGCTTTCCGGCCATCGTCATCTATGGGGATCCGAGGTATTACAGCCGCTTCGGTTTCAGGTGCGCCGAGAAGTACGATATCAGAACTTTCGACGGAAAATTCGCCGCCGCGCTGCTGGCGCTGGAACTAAAGCCGGGAGCCTTAGCGAATATGCCGGGAAATTTCGTTGAAAGCGCCGCGTACTCCATCGACGAAGAACAACTGGCACAGTACGACGCTGGTTTTCCGTTCAAAGAGAAGAAAGATACGGAATCTCAACGCGAATTCAGGTTCATAGTGAGCCTCAGGTATTGA
- a CDS encoding YebC/PmpR family DNA-binding transcriptional regulator yields MSGHSKWANIQHEKGAADAKRGQAFTKLSREIIMASKEGGPEPDMNARLRLAIQKAKDARMPADNIERAIKKGSGQLEGEVMVELNLEGYGPGGVAVLVQAVSDNRNRTVSDVRHQFTRSGGAMGEAGCVSWIFESKGSIILKTGGKDPEELTLEAIDAGADDVKQEEDVLEVITAPDQLEKVRKALEAKKINVESASIEKHPKTQVELNEETAIQVLRLLSNLEDMDDVQNVYSNADFDPAVVDKFAAG; encoded by the coding sequence ATGTCCGGACATTCCAAATGGGCTAACATCCAGCATGAAAAAGGCGCCGCCGACGCCAAACGAGGCCAGGCTTTCACCAAGCTATCCCGCGAAATTATCATGGCTTCCAAGGAAGGCGGCCCTGAACCCGACATGAATGCCCGACTGCGCCTGGCTATTCAGAAGGCTAAGGACGCCCGCATGCCCGCCGACAACATTGAGCGGGCGATTAAAAAAGGCTCTGGGCAACTGGAGGGCGAGGTCATGGTCGAATTGAACCTGGAAGGTTACGGCCCCGGAGGCGTCGCCGTGCTCGTCCAGGCTGTGTCGGATAACCGCAACCGCACGGTTTCCGACGTTCGGCACCAATTTACCCGCAGCGGCGGAGCCATGGGCGAGGCCGGATGCGTCTCCTGGATATTCGAATCGAAGGGTTCGATTATTCTCAAAACCGGCGGAAAGGACCCCGAAGAATTAACCCTGGAAGCGATCGACGCTGGAGCCGATGACGTCAAACAGGAAGAAGATGTTTTAGAGGTCATCACCGCTCCTGACCAGTTGGAAAAGGTCCGCAAGGCACTGGAAGCCAAGAAGATAAACGTGGAATCGGCCAGCATTGAAAAACATCCCAAGACCCAGGTCGAACTCAACGAAGAAACTGCGATACAGGTGCTTAGGCTTCTCTCCAATCTTGAAGACATGGATGATGTCCAGAATGTCTACTCCAACGCCGATTTTGATCCGGCTGTTGTCGATAAATTTGCCGCAGGATAG